A section of the bacterium genome encodes:
- a CDS encoding HAD family hydrolase — protein sequence MSKLLVFDFDGVICNSYHDSLMTSINTYIELVSEHDLPVSSKLSEKSVFEFEEREKEFCRMFRELMPLGNFAHDYYVILRIVEQNVFNTIKTQEDFDKFKKSCSPDIIDSYQKRFYKVRYDMQTNDPEAWVGILPAFTGVIPAVTKLSEKYTLAIATSKDVRSVEILLKEYDLINYFEHENILDKDYARSKREHLVTFSKKHAVDFSDMSFIDDKVLHLVSVRDLGVNLFLATWGFNTEREYDIARANGCRLLKLDELNTL from the coding sequence ATGAGTAAGTTGTTAGTATTTGATTTTGACGGAGTTATATGCAACTCATATCACGATTCATTAATGACCTCAATCAATACATACATAGAACTCGTTTCTGAGCATGACTTACCTGTATCTTCGAAACTATCGGAAAAATCAGTATTTGAGTTTGAAGAAAGGGAAAAAGAATTCTGCAGAATGTTCAGGGAATTAATGCCTCTCGGGAATTTTGCTCATGATTATTATGTAATATTAAGGATTGTTGAGCAAAACGTTTTTAACACAATTAAAACCCAGGAAGACTTTGATAAATTTAAAAAGTCGTGTTCGCCGGATATAATTGACAGTTATCAAAAAAGATTTTATAAGGTCAGGTACGATATGCAGACAAATGATCCGGAAGCGTGGGTTGGAATTTTGCCTGCTTTTACAGGCGTGATTCCTGCTGTAACGAAGCTGTCAGAAAAATACACTCTTGCAATAGCAACATCAAAAGATGTCAGGTCTGTAGAAATTCTGCTGAAAGAGTATGACCTGATAAACTATTTTGAACATGAAAATATCCTTGATAAAGATTATGCCCGTTCAAAAAGGGAACACCTTGTAACATTTTCAAAGAAGCATGCTGTTGATTTTTCCGATATGAGTTTTATAGACGACAAGGTACTTCATCTTGTTTCAGTAAGAGATCTGGGCGTGAATCTTTTTCTGGCAACCTGGGGATTTAATACCGAACGGGAGTATGATATTGCCAGGGCAAATGGCTGCCGTTTATTGAAGCTTGATGAGCTGAACACTCTTTAA
- a CDS encoding helix-hairpin-helix domain-containing protein, translating into MCSKNKLIARFSIIILFLPAVVLFSQDIQEKLLEDQKTKNTMILERLEDIKANPLNINSASEKTINAIPFFDNISARKIIRERKKNGDFKSLSDFQSRMHFDTDFVKLISSYIRFDKMEKSTPLSVSFRNRYMRKLEKEKGFSTNKFKGPPVYTYNRMTLSKGPFSSKILIHKDPGEASYADHFVGYAELHIKKHGLKIIAGNFIAETGQGLTLWGPYSQYKGANSVKAAKNRTSGISGYALSTEFGYMQGIALSLYNRHFSLTGFYSKAHKDASLNNDSTVSSFKKSGLHRTEYEIKTKGNACESNICFSASYINKNNSAGFTIMHARFSPPLNPEINERKQFEFKGQKLFVYGAHWDIEVKNVNLYGELSESDPGSCAIVTGAATNIGLLKLAFVYYYFSKKFYSPYSSFMSISPAKNRQGIYCGMKRKFSRRISASFYLDFHHTPWRTYFIPVPFNSSDIFSQWELKLSHKVKILLRFNKKTGARAIKDTHSSEPLVHVASTSLYKFRSGISYSPSKKIRFRARFEAVRFSINGSYYESIKHGENGFLFFADGLIKPFHKSFVNLRAIVFDTESWDTRIYEFERDLPGVLSNTPLYNRGERIYIIFALNPFKSFKLSAKWSLTFYPGRTYLRSGYNMIYGNKINKIGVQGDIYF; encoded by the coding sequence ATGTGCTCAAAAAACAAACTTATTGCACGTTTTTCCATAATCATTCTTTTTTTACCTGCAGTTGTATTATTCAGCCAGGATATTCAGGAAAAACTTCTCGAAGACCAGAAAACAAAAAATACAATGATTTTGGAACGCCTCGAAGATATTAAAGCCAATCCTCTAAACATCAATTCCGCTTCTGAAAAAACCATTAATGCCATACCATTTTTTGATAACATATCTGCACGCAAAATTATCAGGGAGCGTAAAAAAAACGGAGATTTTAAATCATTAAGCGATTTTCAAAGCCGCATGCATTTTGATACTGATTTTGTAAAATTAATATCTTCATATATTAGATTTGACAAAATGGAAAAGTCCACTCCTTTATCCGTGTCTTTCAGGAACAGATACATGCGGAAACTGGAAAAAGAGAAAGGATTCAGCACCAATAAATTCAAAGGGCCGCCTGTTTACACTTACAATCGTATGACATTATCAAAAGGGCCATTTTCTTCAAAGATACTTATCCATAAAGATCCGGGTGAAGCGTCCTATGCAGACCATTTTGTCGGGTATGCAGAGCTGCACATTAAAAAACACGGGCTTAAGATTATTGCAGGCAATTTTATTGCGGAAACAGGCCAGGGCCTTACATTATGGGGGCCTTACAGTCAGTACAAAGGAGCAAATTCCGTAAAAGCTGCAAAAAATCGTACATCAGGAATTTCAGGTTATGCATTATCAACAGAGTTCGGATACATGCAGGGTATTGCGCTTTCTCTTTATAATCGGCATTTCTCATTAACAGGATTTTATTCAAAAGCACACAAGGACGCTTCATTAAATAATGACTCAACAGTCAGCTCCTTTAAAAAATCAGGGCTTCACAGAACCGAGTACGAAATCAAAACAAAGGGCAATGCCTGTGAATCAAATATTTGTTTTTCAGCATCGTACATAAATAAAAATAATTCAGCGGGATTTACAATTATGCACGCACGTTTTTCGCCTCCTTTAAATCCCGAAATAAACGAAAGAAAGCAATTTGAATTTAAGGGGCAGAAACTTTTTGTGTACGGCGCCCATTGGGATATCGAGGTAAAGAATGTAAATTTATATGGAGAATTATCCGAATCTGATCCCGGATCATGCGCCATTGTTACAGGGGCAGCAACAAATATCGGGCTCTTAAAACTTGCTTTCGTTTACTACTATTTTTCAAAAAAATTTTACAGTCCTTACAGCTCTTTTATGTCAATATCTCCTGCAAAAAACAGGCAAGGTATCTATTGCGGCATGAAACGTAAATTCAGCAGGCGTATCTCTGCATCCTTTTATTTAGACTTTCACCATACTCCGTGGAGAACATACTTTATTCCTGTTCCATTTAATTCATCTGATATTTTTTCTCAGTGGGAATTAAAACTCTCACATAAAGTGAAAATTTTGTTAAGGTTTAACAAAAAAACAGGGGCAAGAGCAATAAAAGATACTCATTCTTCAGAGCCTTTAGTACATGTTGCTTCTACTTCGCTTTATAAATTTCGCTCTGGAATCAGCTATTCTCCGTCAAAAAAAATCAGATTCAGGGCGCGGTTCGAAGCAGTCCGTTTCTCGATAAACGGCTCTTATTATGAGTCTATAAAGCATGGTGAAAATGGTTTTCTCTTTTTTGCTGACGGCCTGATAAAGCCATTTCATAAATCATTTGTCAATTTAAGAGCCATAGTATTTGACACCGAATCATGGGATACACGCATTTATGAATTTGAGCGTGACCTTCCGGGTGTACTTTCAAATACCCCACTTTACAACAGAGGAGAAAGGATTTACATCATTTTTGCATTAAATCCTTTTAAATCTTTCAAACTGTCTGCAAAGTGGTCGCTTACATTTTATCCGGGCAGAACTTATTTAAGATCAGGATACAATATGATTTACGGAAACAAAATTAATAAAATAGGAGTTCAGGGAGATATCTATTTTTAA
- a CDS encoding carboxypeptidase-like regulatory domain-containing protein has protein sequence MKAFSAVIAIMLFASPLPGQKLISGYVIDASTGKPLSNTNIQIENTYKGTITNSDGKFKIEIKKLPATLNVTYIGYIAKKITVTESSPSSITVKLNPTVIQLKPITVSDEDPAVNIMRKVIKHKKSWLKSLSRYRVDAYSRISLENDTSIVYIAESNSRLYWDKNKGDKEVIVSKKTSANIKNTENFAFASNLQNLYDDNIDVAGFKVIGVTNPKALKYYNFSLTNYRSFNGKTVYDIEVSPKSKLQPTFKGRISVVDEDYAIIDVDLVPSESVILPPPFQNFEIHYKQQYRKFGSLFWLPVDMRMHGLIKIGMVGLNFPKIIYNQISVFTEYSVNSAFPDSIFKSKKHIIVDSLSIRKNIMTTTPVPLTMEESSAYKNLDSTMTLNKAFKPTGFLAKYVVVSASNDAGSASTSADTKKKKRTLLSYINPRFQYNRVTGFGPGIGISLSKKHVKILASTDYYAGLKEFAWSIRGAAKLKNLSVSADCFSGAQSRFSALNYPAFINTYSCLIGETDYNDYYRNKRFRTSLKYSVSKIPASLKIGVNIETHSSLEETSTFTLTGKGKISRLNPAIDAGNLRSVYLNLSLGHDLIPFAPISQNRISFEIEHSSPDLFSSDFNFTSYRLNGNFRINTFLRRRMLAPCIDVQFTAGTYKGTLPLQKMGNIGTSIGGFMPFGVFKTLKNRPVEGEKYAAVFAEHNFRTIPFELLGLHSLARKGLGIIVFGAIGRTWMSKKALTYTPLQITDTYSESGISINGLFGIARIDFAVPLTRKGFYVGFGMARMF, from the coding sequence ATGAAAGCCTTTTCAGCAGTTATTGCCATAATGCTATTTGCCTCTCCTCTCCCTGGCCAAAAACTGATTTCAGGTTATGTAATTGACGCAAGCACAGGCAAGCCCCTTTCAAACACAAACATACAGATAGAAAACACCTATAAAGGCACAATAACAAACAGCGACGGCAAATTTAAGATAGAGATAAAAAAGCTGCCTGCAACCCTTAATGTAACATACATCGGGTATATTGCAAAAAAAATTACTGTAACAGAATCTTCACCTTCATCAATTACAGTTAAACTAAATCCTACGGTAATACAGCTCAAACCAATCACTGTATCTGATGAAGACCCTGCCGTAAATATCATGCGTAAAGTAATAAAACATAAAAAATCATGGCTTAAATCACTCAGCAGATACAGAGTAGACGCATATTCCAGGATATCACTTGAGAATGATACAAGTATTGTTTATATCGCGGAGAGTAATTCCAGATTATACTGGGATAAAAACAAAGGAGATAAAGAAGTCATTGTTTCAAAAAAAACATCGGCAAACATTAAAAATACGGAGAACTTCGCATTTGCATCAAATCTTCAGAATCTCTATGATGACAATATAGACGTAGCAGGTTTTAAAGTCATAGGAGTTACAAATCCAAAGGCATTAAAATATTACAATTTTTCCCTTACAAATTACAGATCATTTAACGGGAAGACAGTTTATGACATTGAAGTATCGCCAAAGTCAAAATTACAGCCGACATTTAAAGGCAGAATCAGCGTTGTTGATGAGGACTACGCCATAATTGATGTTGACCTTGTTCCTTCGGAATCAGTAATACTGCCTCCTCCTTTTCAGAATTTTGAAATTCACTATAAGCAGCAGTACAGAAAATTCGGCAGCCTGTTCTGGCTTCCCGTTGACATGCGCATGCACGGCTTAATTAAAATCGGTATGGTGGGGCTGAATTTTCCGAAAATTATCTACAATCAAATTTCAGTGTTTACTGAATACAGCGTTAATTCAGCTTTTCCCGACTCAATATTTAAATCCAAAAAACACATTATTGTGGATTCTCTGTCAATCAGAAAAAATATAATGACAACAACTCCCGTACCATTAACAATGGAGGAATCCTCTGCTTACAAAAACCTTGACAGCACAATGACATTAAACAAAGCATTTAAACCAACCGGATTCCTTGCAAAATATGTTGTTGTCAGTGCATCAAATGATGCAGGAAGTGCCAGTACCAGCGCAGACACAAAAAAGAAAAAACGAACATTATTATCCTATATAAATCCAAGGTTTCAATACAACAGAGTTACAGGTTTTGGCCCCGGGATTGGTATTTCTCTCTCAAAGAAACATGTAAAAATACTTGCATCGACAGATTACTATGCAGGGCTTAAAGAGTTTGCATGGTCAATCCGCGGTGCAGCAAAGCTTAAGAATCTTTCTGTGTCAGCAGACTGTTTTTCCGGCGCACAAAGCAGATTTTCAGCCTTGAACTATCCGGCATTTATAAACACCTACTCCTGTTTAATCGGAGAAACAGATTACAATGATTATTACAGAAACAAACGATTCAGAACATCTCTTAAATACTCTGTTTCAAAGATCCCTGCCAGTTTAAAAATAGGAGTCAACATTGAAACCCACTCTTCCCTCGAAGAAACCAGCACATTTACACTTACGGGCAAAGGAAAAATAAGCAGATTAAATCCTGCAATTGACGCGGGAAACTTACGATCAGTATATCTGAATCTCTCCCTCGGACATGATCTTATTCCATTTGCTCCTATCAGCCAGAACCGCATCTCATTTGAAATAGAACACTCATCACCCGATCTATTTTCAAGTGATTTTAATTTTACATCCTACAGGTTAAACGGAAATTTCAGGATCAATACATTCCTGCGCAGAAGAATGCTTGCGCCCTGTATTGATGTACAATTTACAGCAGGCACTTACAAAGGTACATTGCCATTGCAGAAAATGGGGAATATTGGAACATCAATCGGAGGATTTATGCCTTTTGGAGTGTTTAAAACTCTTAAAAACAGGCCGGTGGAAGGAGAAAAATATGCTGCTGTATTTGCCGAACACAACTTCAGGACAATTCCCTTTGAACTGCTCGGCCTTCACTCCCTTGCAAGAAAAGGCCTCGGAATAATTGTTTTCGGCGCCATAGGCAGAACATGGATGAGTAAAAAGGCGTTAACCTACACTCCGCTTCAGATAACAGATACCTACAGCGAATCAGGTATTTCCATAAACGGGCTATTCGGCATTGCAAGGATTGATTTTGCCGTGCCTCTTACGAGAAAGGGTTTTTATGTGGGATTTGGAATGGCAAGGATGTTTTGA